Proteins from a single region of Aureibacter tunicatorum:
- a CDS encoding autorepressor SdpR family transcription factor, with translation MNQIFKALNDNTRREILELLKDKDMTAGEIAEKFDMSKPSISHHLDMLIRADLVSSEKKGQYITYSINTTILEDIMNWIITLRK, from the coding sequence ATGAATCAAATATTTAAAGCGCTGAACGATAATACAAGAAGAGAAATTCTTGAATTGCTCAAAGACAAGGACATGACCGCTGGTGAGATCGCTGAAAAATTTGATATGAGTAAACCCAGTATTTCTCATCATTTGGATATGCTTATAAGAGCTGATTTAGTAAGTAGTGAGAAAAAAGGACAATACATTACTTACTCCATCAACACGACTATACTGGAAGATATCATGAACTGGATTATAACACTAAGGAAATAA